One region of Pseudomonas alvandae genomic DNA includes:
- a CDS encoding C40 family peptidase: MRPFFKTWLTICLLLPLAAHATNREQRLPNVNGYTPKSHVSAPGSKNNPGTQRLSTTNSKLVPPMATKASSNVLSRAVNVLGTPYRWGGSSPSKGFDCSGLVKYAFNDATFDLPRTSNAMAAGHGEKVERKDLKPGDLIFFKLKSRRVNHVAIYLGNDRFIHAPRRGKSVTIDTLNKPYWNTHYVVAKRVLPKEPGAMRVVQR, encoded by the coding sequence ATGCGTCCATTTTTCAAGACATGGCTGACCATCTGCCTATTATTGCCACTGGCCGCCCACGCCACCAATCGTGAGCAACGTCTTCCCAACGTCAACGGCTACACCCCGAAATCCCATGTTTCTGCTCCAGGGAGCAAAAACAACCCAGGCACCCAGCGCCTGAGCACGACCAACAGCAAGCTGGTTCCGCCCATGGCGACCAAAGCGAGCAGCAACGTGTTGAGCCGCGCCGTGAATGTACTGGGCACACCTTACCGCTGGGGCGGCAGCAGCCCAAGCAAAGGTTTCGATTGCAGCGGTTTGGTGAAGTACGCCTTCAACGACGCCACGTTCGACCTGCCGCGCACCTCCAATGCGATGGCTGCCGGTCATGGCGAGAAAGTCGAGCGCAAGGACTTGAAGCCTGGCGACCTGATTTTCTTCAAGCTCAAGAGCCGCCGGGTCAACCACGTGGCGATCTACCTGGGCAACGACCGCTTCATCCACGCGCCACGGCGGGGCAAGTCGGTGACCATCGACACGCTGAACAAGCCGTATTGGAACACCCATTACGTGGTTGCCAAGCGGGTGCTGCCGAAAGAGCCGGGTGCGATGCGGGTGGTTCAGCGCTGA
- a CDS encoding energy transducer TonB → MTLPSDLPLELAHRGVRAADRLGFTLFLAALVHLAVLLGVGFATVEPKQISQTLEITLATFKSETKPRKADFLAQENQQGSGTLEKKATPKTTEIAPFQDNKVQKITPPPAAKPEVQETAPKAAVTTVAPKPKKAPVKEEVKPDPKPKAPEPTFDSSQLSSDIASLEAELAQEQQLYAKRPRIHRLSAASTMRDKGAWYKDEWRKKVERIGNLNYPEEARRKQIYGNLRLMVSINRDGSLYEVLVLESSGQPLLDQAAQRIVRLAAPFAPFTGDLSDIDRLEIIRTWKFARGDRLSSN, encoded by the coding sequence ATGACACTCCCGTCCGATCTGCCCCTAGAGCTCGCCCATCGTGGCGTGCGCGCGGCCGATCGTCTCGGTTTTACCCTGTTCCTGGCGGCCCTGGTCCACCTGGCCGTGCTGCTGGGCGTCGGCTTTGCCACGGTCGAGCCCAAGCAGATCAGCCAGACCCTGGAAATTACCCTGGCGACGTTTAAGAGCGAGACCAAGCCCAGGAAGGCCGACTTTCTCGCCCAGGAAAACCAGCAAGGCAGCGGCACCCTGGAAAAGAAAGCAACGCCCAAGACCACCGAGATCGCGCCGTTCCAGGACAACAAAGTCCAGAAGATCACCCCACCGCCGGCCGCCAAGCCGGAGGTTCAGGAGACGGCGCCCAAGGCTGCCGTGACCACCGTGGCGCCGAAGCCGAAAAAGGCCCCGGTCAAGGAAGAGGTCAAGCCCGATCCGAAGCCCAAGGCGCCTGAGCCGACCTTCGACAGCTCGCAGCTTTCCAGCGACATCGCCAGCCTGGAAGCCGAGCTGGCCCAGGAGCAACAGCTGTACGCCAAGCGTCCGCGCATTCACCGCCTCAGTGCCGCTTCGACCATGCGCGACAAGGGTGCCTGGTACAAGGATGAGTGGCGCAAGAAGGTCGAGCGCATCGGCAACCTCAATTACCCCGAGGAAGCCCGGCGCAAACAGATCTACGGCAACCTGCGGCTAATGGTCTCGATCAACCGCGACGGCTCGCTGTACGAGGTGCTGGTGCTCGAATCCTCCGGCCAACCCCTGCTGGACCAGGCCGCCCAGCGGATCGTACGCCTGGCCGCGCCGTTCGCGCCGTTCACCGGGGACCTGTCGGACATCGACCGCCTGGAAATCATCCGCACCTGGAAGTTTGCCCGCGGTGATCGGCTGTCCAGTAACTGA
- a CDS encoding NINE protein yields the protein MNSYQQDATRDTHSKVIGYLLWIFGFTGAHRFYYGKPVTGTIWFFTFGLLGIGWLIDLFLIPAMDREADLRFTPGPIEYTVAWILLTFLGVLGVHRMYQGKWLSGIIYLLTGGVFFLGVLYDFWTLNDQVSIRNAQKRGAFH from the coding sequence ATGAACAGCTATCAGCAGGACGCAACCCGTGACACCCATAGCAAAGTGATCGGGTATCTGCTCTGGATTTTCGGCTTCACCGGTGCGCACCGTTTCTATTACGGCAAGCCGGTGACTGGCACGATCTGGTTCTTCACCTTCGGCCTGCTGGGCATCGGTTGGTTGATCGACCTGTTCCTGATCCCGGCCATGGACCGCGAAGCGGATCTGCGTTTCACCCCGGGACCTATCGAATACACCGTGGCGTGGATTCTGCTGACCTTCCTCGGCGTCTTGGGCGTGCATCGCATGTATCAGGGGAAGTGGCTCAGCGGGATTATCTATCTGCTGACCGGCGGGGTGTTTTTCCTGGGTGTGCTGTATGACTTCTGGACGCTGAACGACCAGGTGTCGATTCGTAATGCGCAGAAGCGTGGGGCTTTTCACTAA
- the pilH gene encoding twitching motility response regulator PilH, with product MARVLIVDDSPTEMYKLTGMLEKHGHQVLKAENGADGVALARQEKPDAVLMDIVMPGLNGFQATRQLTKDPDTGHIPVIIITTKDQETDKVWGTRQGARDYLTKPVDEDTLIATLNKVLG from the coding sequence ATGGCACGAGTTCTGATCGTCGATGATTCGCCGACTGAAATGTACAAACTGACCGGCATGCTGGAAAAGCACGGTCATCAGGTTCTCAAGGCTGAGAACGGCGCCGATGGCGTGGCACTGGCCCGCCAGGAAAAACCCGACGCGGTATTGATGGACATCGTCATGCCCGGCCTCAACGGGTTCCAGGCCACTCGCCAACTGACCAAGGACCCGGACACCGGGCACATTCCGGTGATCATCATCACCACCAAGGACCAGGAAACCGACAAGGTCTGGGGCACCCGCCAGGGCGCGAGGGATTACCTGACCAAACCGGTGGATGAAGACACCCTGATCGCAACCCTGAACAAAGTACTGGGTTGA
- the gshB gene encoding glutathione synthase, which produces MSVRVGIVMDPIASISYKKDSSLAMLLAAQKRGWELFYMEQRDLYQAEGQARARMKPLKVFANPEKWFELGEESDALLSDLDVILMRKDPPFDMEFVYSTYLLEQAENAGVLVVNKPQSLRDCNEKLFATLFPQCTPPTIVSRRPDVLREFADHHGDVILKPLDGMGGSSIFRHTAGHPNLSVILETLTLHGKQQIMIQGYLPAIIDGDKRILMIDGEPVDYCLARIPAAGETRGNLAAGGRGEARPLTDKDRWIAAQVGPTLREKGLLFVGLDVIGEHLTEINVTSPTCIREIDNAFGTDIGGMLMDAIEKQLQAASHKRQV; this is translated from the coding sequence ATGAGCGTACGCGTCGGCATTGTCATGGACCCAATCGCCAGCATTTCCTACAAGAAGGATAGCTCGCTGGCCATGCTGCTGGCCGCTCAGAAGCGCGGCTGGGAACTGTTCTACATGGAGCAGCGCGACCTCTACCAGGCCGAAGGCCAGGCCCGGGCGCGGATGAAACCGCTGAAAGTCTTCGCCAACCCGGAGAAATGGTTCGAACTGGGCGAGGAAAGCGATGCACTGCTGAGCGACCTGGACGTGATCCTGATGCGCAAGGATCCGCCGTTCGACATGGAGTTCGTGTACTCCACCTATCTGCTGGAACAGGCTGAAAACGCCGGCGTGCTGGTGGTCAACAAGCCGCAGAGCCTGCGCGACTGCAATGAAAAGCTGTTCGCCACGCTGTTCCCGCAATGCACGCCGCCGACCATCGTCAGCCGTCGTCCGGACGTGTTGCGTGAATTCGCCGATCATCACGGCGACGTTATCCTCAAGCCGCTGGACGGCATGGGCGGTTCTTCGATCTTCCGCCACACCGCCGGCCACCCGAACCTGTCGGTGATCCTGGAAACCCTGACCTTGCACGGCAAGCAGCAAATCATGATCCAGGGCTACCTGCCGGCCATCATCGACGGCGACAAACGCATCCTGATGATCGACGGCGAGCCCGTGGACTATTGCCTGGCGCGCATCCCGGCGGCCGGCGAAACCCGTGGCAACCTGGCGGCCGGTGGTCGTGGCGAAGCCCGTCCGCTGACCGACAAGGACCGCTGGATCGCCGCCCAGGTCGGCCCGACGCTGCGGGAAAAAGGCCTGTTGTTCGTCGGCCTGGACGTGATCGGCGAGCACCTGACGGAAATCAACGTCACCAGCCCGACCTGCATCCGCGAAATCGACAATGCCTTCGGCACCGACATCGGCGGGATGCTGATGGATGCCATCGAGAAGCAGCTGCAAGCGGCAAGTCACAAGCGACAAGTTTGA
- a CDS encoding methyl-accepting chemotaxis protein, which translates to MIKAKTGKPLEASRSRSQIIVLFVALIVFIMLLFANFAYLNIQSTYDKQYIGHAGELRVLSQRIAKNATEAAAGKAAAFKLLSDARNDFAQRWGYLKQGDPVTGLPPAPATLRPQMRAVQLDWERLLKNTDAILSSEQTVLSLHQVAATLAETVPQLQVEYEKVVEILLQRGAPAPQVAMAQRQSLLAERILGAVNTVLAGDENASQAADTFGRDAARFGQVLNGMLQGDPTLKISQVQDRDARARLSEISELFEFVSGSVDEILETSPELFKVRESAGNIFNLSQTLLDEASHLASAFENLAGGRSVNTIGGYVLGLLALMSIILIGLVMVRETNRQLRETAEKNERNQNAIMRLLDEIEDLADGDLTVTASVTEDFTGTIADSINYSVDQLRDLVATINLTAGQVAAAVQETQATAMHLAQASEHQAQQISEASTSINEMAQSIDQVSANAAESSAVAERSVEIANKGNEVVHNTIHGMDNIREQIQDTAKRIKRLGESSQEIGDIVSLIDDIADQTNILALNAAIQASMAGDAGRGFAVVADEVQRLAERSSAATRQIETLVRAIQADTNEAVISMEQTTTEVVRGARLAQDAGVALEEIEGVSKTLAALIQSISNAAQQQTTSAGQISLTMNVIQQITSQTSSGSTATAESIGNLAKMASQLRRSVSGFTLPAGPAGDEDKQ; encoded by the coding sequence ATGATCAAAGCAAAAACAGGCAAGCCACTGGAAGCGTCGCGCAGTCGTTCGCAGATCATCGTGCTGTTCGTCGCGTTGATTGTCTTCATCATGCTGTTGTTCGCCAACTTCGCGTACCTCAACATCCAGTCCACCTATGACAAGCAATACATCGGGCACGCCGGTGAGCTGCGGGTGTTGTCCCAGCGCATTGCCAAGAACGCCACCGAGGCCGCCGCCGGCAAGGCCGCCGCGTTCAAATTGCTGAGCGATGCGCGCAATGATTTCGCCCAGCGCTGGGGTTATCTGAAGCAGGGCGACCCGGTCACCGGCCTGCCGCCTGCGCCTGCCACCCTGCGTCCGCAGATGCGCGCCGTGCAGCTGGACTGGGAGCGCCTGCTCAAGAACACCGATGCCATTCTTTCCAGCGAACAAACCGTCTTGTCGCTGCATCAGGTCGCGGCGACGCTGGCCGAAACCGTGCCGCAACTGCAAGTCGAATACGAGAAAGTCGTCGAAATCCTCCTGCAAAGGGGCGCACCGGCCCCCCAGGTGGCCATGGCCCAGCGCCAATCGCTGCTGGCCGAGCGGATTCTCGGCGCGGTGAATACCGTGTTGGCGGGGGACGAAAACGCCAGCCAGGCCGCCGATACGTTCGGTCGTGATGCCGCGCGTTTCGGCCAGGTGCTCAACGGCATGCTGCAAGGCGACCCGACCTTGAAGATTTCCCAGGTGCAGGACCGCGATGCCCGGGCGCGCCTGAGCGAAATCAGTGAGCTGTTCGAGTTCGTCTCGGGCTCGGTGGATGAAATCCTCGAGACCTCCCCGGAACTGTTCAAGGTTCGCGAATCGGCGGGCAACATCTTCAACCTGTCGCAAACCCTGCTGGATGAAGCCTCGCACCTGGCTTCGGCGTTCGAAAACCTGGCGGGCGGGCGCTCCGTCAACACCATTGGCGGTTATGTGCTGGGTCTGCTGGCGCTGATGTCGATCATCCTCATCGGCCTGGTGATGGTTCGCGAAACCAACCGCCAGTTGCGCGAAACGGCGGAAAAGAACGAACGCAACCAGAACGCGATCATGCGCTTGCTGGACGAGATCGAAGACCTGGCCGACGGCGACCTGACCGTCACCGCCTCGGTCACCGAGGATTTCACCGGGACCATCGCCGATTCCATCAATTATTCGGTGGACCAGCTGCGCGATCTGGTGGCGACGATCAACCTCACTGCCGGCCAGGTGGCCGCCGCGGTGCAGGAGACCCAGGCCACGGCGATGCACCTGGCCCAGGCGTCCGAACACCAGGCCCAGCAAATTTCCGAAGCTTCGACTTCAATCAATGAAATGGCCCAATCCATCGACCAGGTGTCGGCCAATGCCGCCGAATCGTCGGCGGTGGCCGAGCGCTCCGTGGAGATCGCCAACAAGGGCAACGAGGTGGTGCACAACACCATTCATGGCATGGACAACATCCGCGAGCAGATCCAGGACACCGCCAAGCGCATCAAGCGCCTGGGCGAGTCGTCCCAGGAAATTGGCGACATTGTCAGCCTGATCGACGACATCGCCGACCAGACCAACATCCTGGCGCTCAACGCCGCGATCCAGGCGTCCATGGCCGGTGATGCCGGGCGCGGCTTTGCGGTGGTGGCCGATGAAGTTCAGCGGCTGGCGGAGCGCTCCTCGGCCGCGACGCGGCAGATCGAAACGCTGGTGCGAGCGATCCAGGCCGATACCAACGAGGCGGTGATTTCCATGGAACAGACCACCACCGAAGTGGTGCGCGGCGCCCGGCTGGCCCAGGATGCCGGCGTGGCCCTGGAAGAAATCGAAGGCGTGTCCAAGACCCTGGCGGCGCTGATCCAGAGTATTTCCAACGCGGCGCAGCAACAGACCACCTCGGCGGGCCAGATATCCTTGACCATGAACGTGATCCAGCAGATCACTTCGCAAACGTCCTCGGGCTCCACGGCCACGGCAGAGAGCATCGGCAACCTGGCGAAAATGGCCAGCCAACTGCGCCGGTCGGTGTCAGGGTTCACCTTGCCGGCGGGGCCGGCTGGCGATGAGGACAAGCAGTAA
- a CDS encoding response regulator: protein MAEQSTQQQPSALKVMVIDDSKTIRRTAETLLRNVGCEVITAVDGFDALAKIVDHHPGIIFVDIMMPRLDGYQTCALIKNNGAFKATPVIMLSSRDGLFDKAKGRIVGSDQFLTKPFSKEELLGAIQAHVPGFSAVQPHQANS, encoded by the coding sequence ATGGCAGAGCAATCTACGCAGCAGCAACCCAGCGCCTTGAAGGTCATGGTCATCGACGACTCGAAGACTATCCGCCGCACCGCCGAAACCCTGCTGCGCAACGTCGGTTGCGAGGTAATCACGGCGGTCGACGGCTTCGATGCGCTGGCCAAGATCGTCGACCATCATCCAGGCATTATCTTTGTCGACATCATGATGCCGCGCCTGGACGGTTACCAGACCTGCGCCCTGATCAAGAACAACGGGGCCTTCAAGGCGACGCCAGTGATCATGCTGTCGTCCCGCGATGGCCTGTTCGACAAGGCCAAGGGGCGCATCGTCGGCTCCGATCAGTTTCTGACCAAGCCTTTCAGCAAGGAAGAATTGCTGGGCGCGATACAGGCCCATGTCCCGGGCTTTTCCGCTGTCCAGCCGCACCAGGCAAACTCATGA
- a CDS encoding YqgE/AlgH family protein, with protein MKNVSPTYLKHHFLIAMPHMADPNFAHTLTYIVEHTANGAMGLVVNRPQELNLADILEQLRPEVEPPLLCQHVPIFMGGPVQTDRGFVLHPSGPKFQATVDLDGVSLSTSQDVLFAIADGVGPQKSLIALGYAGWEPGQLEAELADNAWLTCPFDADILFNTSSELRLEAAASRLGVNLSLLTSQAGHA; from the coding sequence ATGAAAAACGTCAGCCCCACCTACCTCAAGCATCATTTCCTGATCGCCATGCCGCACATGGCCGATCCGAACTTTGCCCACACCTTGACCTACATCGTCGAGCACACGGCGAACGGGGCCATGGGATTGGTGGTCAACCGCCCGCAGGAGCTGAACCTGGCGGACATCCTTGAGCAATTGCGCCCCGAGGTCGAACCGCCACTGCTGTGCCAGCATGTGCCGATTTTCATGGGTGGCCCGGTGCAGACCGATCGCGGTTTCGTGCTCCATCCGTCGGGCCCCAAATTCCAGGCCACGGTGGACCTGGACGGTGTGTCGCTGTCCACCTCCCAGGACGTGCTGTTCGCCATCGCCGACGGCGTCGGCCCGCAAAAAAGCCTGATTGCCCTCGGCTATGCCGGTTGGGAACCCGGGCAACTGGAAGCCGAGCTGGCGGATAACGCCTGGCTGACCTGCCCGTTCGACGCCGACATCCTCTTCAATACCAGCAGCGAACTGCGCCTGGAAGCGGCGGCCAGCCGGTTGGGTGTCAACCTCAGCCTGCTCACCAGCCAGGCGGGACACGCCTGA
- a CDS encoding dihydroorotase, giving the protein MKLSILGARVIDPASGLDQVTDIHIDACKVVALGAAPAGFAAVETLDAQGLVAAPGLVDLNVALREPGYSRKGSIVSETRAAAAGGVTSLCCPPQTKPVLDTSAVAELILDRAREAGNTKVFPIGALSKGLDGEQLAELIALRDAGCVAFGNGLNSFRNTRTLCRALEYAATFGLTVIFNSQDHDLAEGGLAHEGPTASFLGLPGIPETAETVALARDLLLVEQSGVRAHFSQLTSARGAALIAQAQARGLPVTADVALYQLILTDEALIDFNSVYHVQPPLRTRADREGLREAVKSGVISAISSHHQPHERDAKLAPFGATEPGISSVELLLPLAMTLVEDGLLDLPTLLARLSAGPAQALQLPVGKLAVGAAADLVLFDPAASTVAGEAWRSKGDNCPFLGHSLPGVVRYTLMDGRITHQA; this is encoded by the coding sequence GTGAAGCTCAGCATTCTCGGCGCACGCGTGATCGATCCGGCCAGCGGCCTGGATCAAGTGACCGACATTCATATCGATGCCTGCAAGGTCGTCGCCCTTGGCGCGGCGCCGGCAGGCTTCGCGGCGGTCGAGACCCTCGACGCCCAAGGCCTGGTCGCCGCCCCTGGCCTGGTGGACCTCAACGTCGCCCTGCGCGAGCCGGGCTACAGCCGCAAAGGCAGCATCGTCAGCGAAACCCGCGCCGCCGCCGCCGGTGGCGTGACCAGCCTGTGCTGCCCACCGCAGACCAAACCGGTGCTGGACACATCGGCCGTGGCCGAACTGATCCTCGACCGCGCCCGCGAAGCCGGCAACACCAAGGTTTTCCCGATTGGCGCACTGAGCAAAGGCCTCGATGGCGAGCAATTGGCCGAGCTGATCGCCCTGCGTGATGCCGGGTGCGTGGCGTTCGGCAATGGCCTGAACAGCTTCCGCAACACCCGTACGCTGTGTCGCGCACTGGAATATGCGGCGACTTTCGGCCTGACCGTCATCTTCAATTCCCAGGATCACGACCTGGCCGAAGGCGGTCTCGCCCATGAAGGCCCGACCGCCAGCTTCCTCGGCCTGCCGGGCATTCCGGAAACGGCCGAGACCGTGGCCCTGGCCCGGGACCTGCTGCTGGTGGAACAAAGCGGCGTGCGCGCCCACTTCAGCCAACTGACCAGCGCCCGTGGCGCGGCGCTGATCGCCCAGGCCCAGGCCCGCGGCTTGCCGGTGACCGCCGACGTGGCGCTGTATCAGTTGATCCTGACCGATGAGGCGCTGATCGATTTCAACAGCGTCTATCACGTCCAGCCGCCGCTGCGCACCCGCGCCGACCGCGAAGGTTTGCGCGAGGCGGTGAAGTCCGGGGTGATCTCGGCCATTTCCAGCCATCACCAGCCCCACGAGCGCGACGCCAAGCTGGCACCCTTCGGCGCCACCGAACCGGGCATCAGCAGCGTTGAACTGCTGTTGCCGCTGGCCATGACGCTGGTGGAGGACGGCTTGCTGGACTTGCCAACCTTGCTGGCGCGCCTGAGCGCCGGCCCGGCCCAGGCCCTGCAATTGCCGGTCGGGAAACTGGCCGTGGGTGCGGCGGCGGACCTGGTGCTGTTCGACCCCGCCGCGTCCACCGTGGCTGGCGAAGCCTGGCGCTCCAAGGGCGACAACTGCCCGTTCCTCGGTCACAGCCTGCCGGGGGTGGTGCGCTATACGCTGATGGATGGGCGGATTACCCACCAGGCCTGA
- a CDS encoding chemotaxis protein CheW: MSQSLTAFELLLRIDRRCRLLGADLPSQPVHRDTWSGIGFRLGEHWFVAPMGEVSEVLHEPRHTPLPGVKPWVRGVANLRGRLLPLMDLCGFFGHELSSVRKQRRVLVVDHDEVFAGLLVDEVLGLQHFARDGLESAPANDLDGPETAFVQGRFEGERQWQVFSPFALARSSGFMDVAV, from the coding sequence ATGAGCCAATCCCTGACCGCTTTCGAGCTGTTGCTGCGGATCGATCGGCGCTGTCGGTTGCTGGGCGCGGACCTGCCGTCCCAACCGGTCCACCGCGACACCTGGAGCGGTATCGGCTTTCGCCTGGGCGAACACTGGTTCGTGGCGCCCATGGGTGAAGTCAGCGAAGTGCTGCACGAGCCGCGTCACACGCCGTTGCCCGGGGTCAAGCCATGGGTTCGCGGAGTGGCTAACCTGCGCGGGCGTTTGCTGCCGTTGATGGATCTGTGCGGCTTCTTCGGCCATGAACTGTCCAGCGTGCGCAAGCAGCGGCGGGTGCTGGTGGTGGACCATGACGAGGTGTTCGCCGGTTTGCTGGTGGACGAAGTGCTCGGCCTGCAGCATTTTGCCCGGGACGGCCTGGAGTCGGCCCCGGCGAACGACCTCGATGGCCCGGAGACGGCCTTCGTCCAGGGCCGGTTCGAGGGCGAGCGGCAGTGGCAGGTGTTCAGTCCGTTTGCCCTGGCGCGGTCGTCGGGATTCATGGATGTGGCGGTTTAA
- a CDS encoding aspartate carbamoyltransferase catalytic subunit — protein MTPLETKRPLQLNDQGQLRHFLSLDGLRRELLTEILDTADSFLEVGARAVKKVPLLRGKTVCNVFFENSTRTRTTFELAAQRLSADVITLNVSTSSASKGETLLDTLRNLEAMAADMFVVRHGDSGAAHFIAEHVCPQVAIINGGDGRHAHPTQGMLDMLTIRRHKGSFENLSVAIVGDILHSRVARSNMLALKTLGCPDIRVIAPKTLLPIGVEQYGVKVYTDMTEGLKDVDVVIMLRLQRERMTGGLLPSEGEFYRLFGLTTARLAGAKPDAIVMHPGPINRGVEIESAVADGPHSVILNQVTYGIAIRMAVLSMAMSGQTAQRQFDQENAQ, from the coding sequence ATGACGCCTCTCGAAACCAAGCGCCCGCTGCAGCTCAACGATCAGGGCCAGCTGCGGCACTTCCTGTCCCTCGACGGCCTGCGCCGCGAGCTGCTGACAGAAATCCTCGACACCGCCGACTCGTTCCTCGAAGTTGGCGCCCGTGCGGTGAAGAAAGTCCCGTTGCTGCGCGGCAAGACCGTGTGCAACGTGTTCTTCGAAAACTCCACCCGCACCCGTACCACCTTCGAACTGGCGGCCCAGCGGCTGTCGGCGGACGTGATCACCCTCAACGTCTCCACGTCCTCGGCGAGCAAGGGTGAAACCCTGCTCGACACCCTGCGTAACCTCGAAGCCATGGCCGCCGACATGTTCGTCGTGCGCCACGGTGATTCCGGTGCAGCGCACTTCATTGCCGAACACGTGTGCCCGCAAGTGGCGATCATCAACGGCGGCGACGGCCGTCACGCCCACCCGACCCAGGGCATGCTGGACATGCTGACCATCCGCCGGCACAAGGGCAGCTTCGAGAACCTGTCGGTGGCCATCGTCGGCGACATCCTGCACTCGCGGGTGGCCCGCTCGAACATGCTGGCCCTCAAGACCCTCGGCTGCCCGGACATCCGCGTGATCGCGCCGAAAACCCTGCTGCCCATCGGCGTCGAGCAATACGGTGTGAAGGTCTACACCGACATGACCGAAGGCCTGAAGGATGTGGACGTGGTGATCATGCTGCGCCTGCAACGCGAACGCATGACCGGCGGCCTGCTGCCCAGCGAAGGCGAGTTCTACCGCTTGTTCGGCTTGACCACCGCGCGCCTGGCCGGGGCCAAGCCGGATGCCATCGTCATGCACCCGGGGCCGATCAACCGCGGCGTGGAGATCGAGTCGGCGGTGGCCGACGGGCCGCATTCGGTGATCCTCAACCAAGTGACCTACGGCATCGCCATCCGCATGGCCGTGCTGTCCATGGCCATGAGCGGGCAAACGGCCCAGCGCCAATTTGACCAGGAGAACGCCCAGTGA
- the ruvX gene encoding Holliday junction resolvase RuvX: MALRLLLGFDYGTKQIGVAVGQVITGQARELCTLKAQNGVPDWNQVEALIKEWKPDAVVVGLPLNMDGTPSDMCLRAEKFARRLNGRFNLPFYTHDERLTTFEAKGERLVRGGQKGSYRDNPVDAIAAALLLQGWLDANTALFET, encoded by the coding sequence ATGGCCTTGCGCTTGCTGCTGGGCTTCGATTACGGCACCAAACAGATCGGCGTTGCGGTCGGCCAGGTCATTACCGGCCAGGCCCGTGAGCTGTGCACCTTGAAGGCGCAGAATGGCGTTCCGGACTGGAACCAGGTCGAAGCGCTGATCAAGGAATGGAAACCCGACGCCGTGGTGGTCGGCCTGCCGCTGAACATGGACGGCACGCCCAGCGACATGTGCCTGCGCGCCGAAAAGTTCGCCCGCCGGCTCAACGGCCGCTTCAACCTGCCCTTCTATACCCATGATGAGCGCCTGACGACCTTCGAGGCCAAGGGCGAACGCCTGGTGCGCGGCGGGCAGAAAGGCAGTTACCGCGACAACCCGGTGGACGCCATCGCCGCCGCCCTGCTGTTGCAGGGCTGGCTCGATGCCAATACCGCCCTGTTCGAAACCTGA
- the pyrR gene encoding bifunctional pyr operon transcriptional regulator/uracil phosphoribosyltransferase PyrR: MSLPNPAELISQMAIRLTAHLEQRGISEPRYIGIRTGGVWVAQALLDELGSDSPLGTLDVSFYRDDFSQNGLHPQVRPSALPFEIEGQHLVLIDDVLMSGRTIRAAMNELFDYGRPASVTLVCLLDLDAAELPIRPNVVGATLTLAAHERVKLSGPSPLQLELQDLAL; encoded by the coding sequence ATGAGCCTGCCCAATCCCGCCGAACTGATCAGCCAGATGGCGATCCGTCTTACGGCGCACCTGGAACAACGCGGCATCAGCGAACCGCGCTACATCGGCATCCGCACTGGCGGCGTCTGGGTTGCCCAGGCCTTGCTCGATGAACTGGGCAGCGATTCGCCGCTGGGTACCCTGGACGTGTCCTTCTACCGCGACGACTTCAGCCAGAACGGCCTGCACCCGCAAGTGCGCCCCTCGGCCCTGCCATTCGAGATCGAAGGCCAGCACCTGGTGCTGATCGACGACGTCCTGATGAGCGGCCGGACCATCCGCGCCGCCATGAACGAACTGTTCGATTACGGCCGCCCGGCCAGCGTGACGCTGGTGTGCCTGCTGGACCTGGACGCCGCCGAGCTGCCGATCCGGCCGAACGTGGTCGGCGCGACACTGACGCTGGCCGCCCATGAGCGGGTCAAGCTCTCCGGGCCGTCGCCGCTGCAACTCGAACTGCAAGACCTTGCCCTTTAA